In Panicum virgatum strain AP13 chromosome 4N, P.virgatum_v5, whole genome shotgun sequence, a single window of DNA contains:
- the LOC120669938 gene encoding phosphatidylinositol 4-kinase gamma 4-like, producing MSSAGVIALGPIPEDPAFLPICFNTSRSPHCLSGSQLQDSILIFLAVPGMPPMPMSVLGSESIASVKLRIQRFKGFVVTKQRLVLDGHELARNNCPVKDYGLSEGNVLHLVIRLSDLRVINIETASGKKFQFQVDQSRNVKYLKTKLADEGDEDIGNPEDHKLEYDGEELEDHQLIADISKRDDAVIHLFIRKPAKVRTQQVDRDTLVTVVNPQEKGNLQNEAHAVKSAKSAGFRPAPVESVVNRKAKLSPEVMRMISSTIAGLEKGHLPVMSAEGSGGVYFMRDATGQKNVAVFKPIDEEPMAENNPRGLPLSTDGEGMKRGTIVGEGAFREVAAYILDHPVGDHISGHTVGFSGVPPTTLVRSIHRGKSFKIGSLQMFMENSGSTEDMGPRAFPVKEVHKIAVLDIRLANADRHAGNILVHKEEEGDNYKLIPIDHGYCLPEKFEDCTFEWLYWPQAREPFSGETVEYIKSLDAEKDIKLLKFHGWELSPKCARVLRISTMLLKKGAARGLTPFDIGRILCRETVNRDSEIEDIIQEAEDSVLPGSSENMFLETISEIIDRHLDKEFA from the exons ATGTCATCCGCAGGTGTCATCGCCCTCGGGCCAATCCCGGAAGACCCTGCCTTCCTCCCCATCTGCTTCAACACCAGCCGCTCGCCGCACTGCTTGTCTGGGTCGCAGCTGCAGGATTCCATTCTGATTTTCCTCGCTGTGCCCGGCATGCCGCCCATGCCCATGAGCGTGCTGGGATCTGAGTCCATCGCCTCAGTCAAGTTGCGCATCCAGCGGTTCAAGGGTTTTGTGGTGACGAAGCAGCGGCTTGTGCTGGATGGCCATGAGTTGGCACGCAACAACTGCCCAGTCAAGGATTATGGGCTGTCTGAGGGAAATGTTCTGCACCTTGTTATTCGGCTATCTGATCTCCGGGTGATTAACATTGAAACTGCCTCTGGGAAGAAGTTTCAGTTTCAGGTGGACCAAAGCCGCAATGTCAAATATCTCAAGACTAAGCTGGCAGATGAGGGTGATGAGGATATTGGTAACCCGGAGGATCACAAGCTTGAGTATGATGGTGAGGAGCTTGAGGACCACCAGCTGATTGCTGATATTAGCAAGAGGGATGATGCTGTGATTCACCTGTTCATCCGCAAACCAGCAAAGGTACGAACACAGCAAGTTGATAGAGATACTTTGGTCACAGTTGTCAATCCACAAGAGAAAGGCAACCTGCAAAATGAAGCTCATGCTGTGAAATCTGCAAAATCAGCTGGGTTTAGGCCTGCTCCTGTTGAATCAGTTGTTAATAGAAAAGCGAAGTTGTCACCTGAAGTGATGAGAATGATAAGTTCGACCATAGCTGGCCTGGAGAAAGGACACCTGCCTGTGATGTCAGCTGAAGGTTCAGGAGGGGTTTACTTCATGCGAGATGCAACAGGTCAGAAGAATGTTGCCGTGTTTAAGCCTATCGATGAGGAACCTATGGCTGAAAACAACCCAAGGGGCCTTCCTTTGTCCACTGATGGTGAAGGAATGAAAAGGGGAACAATTGTAGGGGAAGGAGCATTTAGGGAAGTCGCAGCTTATATTCTCGACCATCCAGTTGGTGATCATATCTCTGGCCACACTGTTGGGTTTTCTGGTGTTCCTCCCACAACATTGGTCCGAAGCATACATAGGGGGAAGAGCTTTAAGATTGGGTCACTGCAGATGTTCATGGAGAACAGTGGAAGCACTGAGGATATGGGTCCTCGAGCTTTCCCTGTCAAGGAGGTTCACAAAATAGCAGTTTTGGATATTAGGTTAGCAAATGCTGATCGTCATGCTGGGAATATTCTAGTGcacaaggaggaagaaggtgacAACTACAAGCTGATTCCAATTGATCATGGCTACTGCTTGCCTGAGAAG TTTGAAGACTGTACATTTGAGTGGCTCTACTGGCCCCAAGCCCGTGAGCCATTCAGCGGTGAAACTGTTGAATACATCAAATCACTTGATGCTGAGAAGGACATCAAACTTCTCAAGTTTCATGGGTGGGAGCTGTCTCCGAAATGTGCTCGTGTCCTGCGCATCAGCACCATGCTTCTCAAGAAAGGTGCAGCTCGTGGCCTCACACCATTTGACATAGGGCGCATACTGTGTAGGGAAACTGTGAATAGAGACTCTGAGATTGAGGACATCATCCAGGAAGCAGAGGATTCTGTTCTCCCAGGGTCAAGCGAAAATATGTTCTTAGAGACCATATCTGAAATCATAGACCGTCACCTCGACAAGGAGTTTGCTTAG